Proteins from a genomic interval of Scatophagus argus isolate fScaArg1 chromosome 6, fScaArg1.pri, whole genome shotgun sequence:
- the ptprc gene encoding receptor-type tyrosine-protein phosphatase C isoform X9, translating into MAGLCGLKTLLLWAGIIAWINCQSPQKTSSSDESSSPRTVTEASATPSVTSHTPPLTSPTPFSDPSVKAADTSATTQAPLSAQCDYTVTPIKFGFQINITSSTNGTYTINIEEEGLTRGQTQYHQHQHSNQSSSLEIQHLKPCTEYKHSVTFIDNNGNETSCYHAGNKTKTIDMSQNDIKEVERCSPGYVCYHSDWNITSSLSASNNNPAESCMNDSKTLCIELNNNDFCSDLTVNFASGNCPSFSLTKSISIDFLNPSKITTTVQNKLPGDIKVDLAANCNVTDDYTCVESGNSNKYKTPSELEPFTDYRCVGHIKDNVTVINIPAFNVTIDCNVTITTEPKRVTNTSVDWSWTTKSINCSHLSKLEKFSYNCSCSPTGHKGDGGRVGKYSKEGKCIISGLTPYTSYTCGAQPTYNNVKTPSEIPLPDIETKPGIPEKTPKVTLTVLDHNVIKVTCHLVKSFYGPKKEYIARLHYDSDPENEIQEKKEEKCDFEFRDLSYLTAYKVKVTTYNGELESEPVTKGVSTQYDSKALIGFLVFLIILTSVALLFVTYKIYILKRRKSRDMTETLMLISTTNDEENLLTVEPIAAEVLLETYKRKLADEGRLFLAEFQSVPRIFSRYTVKEAKKPYNAPKNRYVDILPYDYNRVHLTTGNGETGCDYINASFVDGYKESKKYIAAQGPKDETVSDFWRMIWEQQSSIIVMVTRCEEGNRIKCAQYWPSPERETEIFEEFIVRLTSEDQCPDYTIRRLSLTNKREKNSEREVTHIQFISWPDHGVPEEAHLLLKLRRRVNAFKNFFSGPIVVHCSAGVGRTGTYIGIDAMMEGLEAEGRVDVYGYVVRLRRQRCLMVQVEAQYILIHQALLEHNQFGETEITLSELHSTLSTLKQKNADNEPTLLEDEFERLPTYKNWRTFNTGITEENKKKNRSSSVIPYDYNRVLLKLDEGRSRDSDPDDDDDDDSTDEEDEDSTKYINASHINGYWGPRALIAAQSPLPDTMADFWTMVYQKRASTVVMLSGCSEGDKESDCVYWDKDKKTFGDFEVEVVNTDTSAAFISRNMVIHHVKRKDSRSVKHFQFLKWENVELPEKPQDLTDMIKDIKRSCGSGKLARSVPIVVHCNDGSSRSGIFCALWNVLDSAETEKLVDIFQVAKTLRKERQGMFSSLAQYQFLYDTLEGIFPVQNGEVKAVQASAADSVQIVNETKAAEQPAEEKAEQTVSTTSNGQQGAEESAPLEAGGGQEDRTEEPKKVSTDMTPLEDTNNGPTVTVEG; encoded by the exons GTCAGTCCCCACAAA AAACCAGTTCATCAGACGAATCCTCATCTCCACGCACTGTGACAGAAGCTTCTGCCACGCCTTCAGTCACTTCCCACACACCTCCACTCACCTCGCCAACCCCCTTCTCAGACCCCTCGGTTAAGGCAGCTGACACATCTG CCACCACACAAGCCCCTCTATCTGCACAGT GTGATTACACTGTAACACCCATCAAGTTTGGCTTCCAGATCAACATCACAAGCTCTACCAATGGTACCTACACCATAAACATTGAGGAAGAAGGCCTAACTCGGGGACAGACTCAGTACCATCAGCATCAGCACTCCAATCAAAGCTCATCACTTGAAATCCAGCACCTGAAGCCGTGTACTGAATataaacacagtgtgacatttATTGATAATAACGGCAACGAAACATCATGTTACCACGCtggaaataaaactaaaacaattgACATGA GTCAAAATGACATTAAAGAAGTTGAGAGATGCTCCCCTGGATATGTTTGTTACCACAGTGATTGGAACATCACGTCCTCATTATCAGCATCAAATAATAATCCAGCTGAGTCATGCATGAACGACAGTAAAACGTTGTGCATCGAACTTAACAACAATGACTTTTGCTCAGATCTGACAGTCAACTTCGCTTCAGGAAACTGTCCTTCCTTTAGCCTCACCAAAAGCATCAGTATTG ATTTCTTAAATCCaagtaaaataacaacaacagttcAAAATAAACTTCCTGGGGACATAAAAGTGGATTTAGCTGCAAACTGTAATGTCACAGATGATTACACATGTGTGG AATCTGGAAATTCCAACAAGTACAAGACCCCGTCGGAGCTGGAGCCCTTCACAGACTACAGATGTGTCGGCCACATTAAGGACAACGTCACCGTGATAAACATACCTGCTTTTAACGTGACGATTGACTGTA ATGTTACGATAACCACTGAGCCGAAACGTGTCACCAATACAAGCGTTGATTGGAGTTGGACCACCAAGAGCATCAACTGTTCTCACCTTTCTAAACTAGAGAAGTTTTCTTACAACTGTAGTTGTTCACCTACTGGCCACAAAGGTGATGGAG GTCGAGttggaaaatattcaaaagaaggaaaatgtattatttctgGACTGACACCATACACCAGTTACACCTGTGGAGCCCAACCCACCTACAACAACGTTAAGACACCTTCTGAAATTCCACTTCCTGACATTGAAACTAAGCCTGGAA TACCAGAAAAAACTCCTAAAGTGACGCTGACCGTTCTAGACcataatgtcattaaagtaaCCTGTCACCTTGTAAAATCTTTTTATGGACCCAAAAAGGAATACATTGCAAGACTTCATTATGATAGTGACCCTGAGAACGAGatacaagaaaagaaagaggaaaaatgtgactttgaatTCAGAGATCTAAGTTACTTAACAGCCTACAAAGTGAAG gTGACTACTTACAATGGAGAATTAGAGAGTGAGCCTGTCACAAAAGGTGTTTCCACTCAAT ACGACAGCAAAGCTCTGATCGGGTTTCTGGTCTTCCTCATCATTCTCACGTCTGTTGCTCTGCTTTTTGTCACCTACAAGATTTACATTCTCAAGCGCAGAAAGTCCCG TGACATGACTGAAACCTTGATGCTTATCTCAACAACAA ATGATGAGGAGAACCTGTTGACTGTTGAGCCGATCGCAGCAGAGGTCCTGCTGGAAACCTACAAGCGGAAGCTGGCTGATGAGGGAAGACTTTTCTTGGCTGAGTTTCAG AGCGTCCCCAGGATATTCTCAAGGTACACTGTGAAAGAGGCCAAAAAGCCCTACAATGCGCCCAAGAATCGCTATGTGGACATCCTGCCAT ATGATTATAACCGTGTCCATCTGACCACCGGAAATGGAGAGACAGGATGTGACTACATCAATGCCAGCTTCGTTGAT GGGTACAAGGAATCCAAAAAGTACATTGCAGCTCAAG ggCCGAAGGATGAGACTGTGAGTGACTTCTGGAGGATGATCTGGGAGCAGCAGTCCTCTATCATCGTCATGGTAACACGCTGTGAAGAAGGAAACAGG ATCAAGTGTGCGCAGTATTGGCCGTCTCCAGAGCGAGAGACGGAGATCTTTGAAGAGTTTATAGTGAGGCTGACCTCAGAGGACCAGTGTCCGGATTACACCATCCGCCGTCTCTCCCTAACTAAC aagagggagaagaactCAGAGAGGGAGGTGACCCACATCCAGTTCATTAGCTGGCCAGACCATGGCGTCCCAGAGGAAGCACATCTCCTCCTAAAACTGAGGCGGCGCGTCAATGCTTTCAAAAATTTCTTCAGCGGCCCCATCGTCGTTCACTGCAG CGCGGGAGTCGGCAGGACTGGCACCTACATCGGCATCGACGCCATGATGGAAGGTCTGGAGGCAGAAGGCAGAGTGGACGTCTACGGCTACGTAGTCAGACTCCGCAGACAGAGATGTCTCATGGTTCAAGTAGag GCACAGTACATCTTGATTCACCAGGCACTTCTGGAGCACAATCAGTTTGGAGAGACTGAGATCACCCTGTCTGAGCTCCACAGCACACTGAGCACGCTCAAACAGAAAAACGCAGACAACGAACCCACCTTACTGGAGGATGAGTTTGAG AGACTCCCCACTTATAAAAACTGGAGGACATTCAACACTGGGatcacagaagaaaacaagaagaagaatcgcTCTTCATCTGTCATCCCAT ATGACTACAACCGGGTGCTGCTGAAGCTTGATGAAGGACGCAGTCGTGATAGCGACCCTGACGACGATGACGACGATGACTCAAcggatgaagaggatgaggattCCACTAAGTACATCAATGCCTCCCACATAAAT GGTTACTGGGGCCCACGTGCCCTCATCGCAGCACAGTCTCCACTGCCAGACACCATGGCTGACTTCTGGACGATGGTTTACCAGAAGAGAGCGTCGACTGTTGTCATGCTCTCAGGCTGCAGTGAGGGAGATAAG GAGTCTGACTGTGTCTATTgggacaaagacaagaaaacatttggGGACTTTGAGGTAGAGGTGGTGAACACAGACACCTCCGCTGCTTTCATCAGCCGCAACATGGTGATCCATCATGTCAAG AGGAAAGACAGTCGGTCGGTGAAACACTTCCAGTTCCTTAAGTGGGAGAACGTAGAGCTGCCAGAGAAACCTCAAGATCTGACAGACATGATCAAGGACATCAAGCGCAGCTGTGGCAGCGGCAAGTTGGCGAGGAGCGTGCCCATTGTGGTCCACTGCAA TGACGGCTCGTCCCGTTCAGGGATTTTCTGTGCTCTGTGGAACGTGCTGGACAGTGCTGAGACAGAGAAGCTGGTGGACATCTTCCAGGTGGCCAAAACCCTACGCAAAGAGAGGCAGGGCATGTTCTCCAGCCTG
- the ptprc gene encoding receptor-type tyrosine-protein phosphatase C isoform X1 — MAGLCGLKTLLLWAGIIAWINCQSPQKTSSSDESSSPRTVTEASATPSVTSHTPPLTSPTPFSDPSVKAADTSATTQAPLSAQSISPVSPPRTATNSTFRSETSLSDESSAPRTVTEASVTSLTPPLTSPTPTSNSSVQALDSADTSANQSSPANTSDSPTTTSTNQTPDSQSNSSQNQTSPPITTSSTSQATTQAPPSAQCDYTVTPIKFGFQINITSSTNGTYTINIEEEGLTRGQTQYHQHQHSNQSSSLEIQHLKPCTEYKHSVTFIDNNGNETSCYHAGNKTKTIDMSQNDIKEVERCSPGYVCYHSDWNITSSLSASNNNPAESCMNDSKTLCIELNNNDFCSDLTVNFASGNCPSFSLTKSISIDFLNPSKITTTVQNKLPGDIKVDLAANCNVTDDYTCVESGNSNKYKTPSELEPFTDYRCVGHIKDNVTVINIPAFNVTIDCNVTITTEPKRVTNTSVDWSWTTKSINCSHLSKLEKFSYNCSCSPTGHKGDGGRVGKYSKEGKCIISGLTPYTSYTCGAQPTYNNVKTPSEIPLPDIETKPGIPEKTPKVTLTVLDHNVIKVTCHLVKSFYGPKKEYIARLHYDSDPENEIQEKKEEKCDFEFRDLSYLTAYKVKVTTYNGELESEPVTKGVSTQYDSKALIGFLVFLIILTSVALLFVTYKIYILKRRKSRDMTETLMLISTTNDEENLLTVEPIAAEVLLETYKRKLADEGRLFLAEFQSVPRIFSRYTVKEAKKPYNAPKNRYVDILPYDYNRVHLTTGNGETGCDYINASFVDGYKESKKYIAAQGPKDETVSDFWRMIWEQQSSIIVMVTRCEEGNRIKCAQYWPSPERETEIFEEFIVRLTSEDQCPDYTIRRLSLTNKREKNSEREVTHIQFISWPDHGVPEEAHLLLKLRRRVNAFKNFFSGPIVVHCSAGVGRTGTYIGIDAMMEGLEAEGRVDVYGYVVRLRRQRCLMVQVEAQYILIHQALLEHNQFGETEITLSELHSTLSTLKQKNADNEPTLLEDEFERLPTYKNWRTFNTGITEENKKKNRSSSVIPYDYNRVLLKLDEGRSRDSDPDDDDDDDSTDEEDEDSTKYINASHINGYWGPRALIAAQSPLPDTMADFWTMVYQKRASTVVMLSGCSEGDKESDCVYWDKDKKTFGDFEVEVVNTDTSAAFISRNMVIHHVKRKDSRSVKHFQFLKWENVELPEKPQDLTDMIKDIKRSCGSGKLARSVPIVVHCNDGSSRSGIFCALWNVLDSAETEKLVDIFQVAKTLRKERQGMFSSLAQYQFLYDTLEGIFPVQNGEVKAVQASAADSVQIVNETKAAEQPAEEKAEQTVSTTSNGQQGAEESAPLEAGGGQEDRTEEPKKVSTDMTPLEDTNNGPTVTVEG; from the exons GTCAGTCCCCACAAA AAACCAGTTCATCAGACGAATCCTCATCTCCACGCACTGTGACAGAAGCTTCTGCCACGCCTTCAGTCACTTCCCACACACCTCCACTCACCTCGCCAACCCCCTTCTCAGACCCCTCGGTTAAGGCAGCTGACACATCTG CCACCACACAAGCCCCTCTATCTGCACAGT CCATCTCACCCGTCTCACCTCCACGCACCGCGACAAATTCCACTTTTCGCTCAGAAACCAGTTTATCAGACGAATCCTCAGCTCCACGCACTGTGACAGAAGCTTCTGTCACTTCCCTCACACCTCCACTCACCTCGCCAACCCCCACCTCAAACTCCTCGGTTCAGGCACTCGATTCAGCTGACACATCTG CCAATCAGTCATCTCCTGCAAACACCTCAGACTCACCCACAACCACTTCAACCAACCAGACACCAGACTCTCAGTCAAACTCTTCTCAAAACCAGACCTCACCTCCAATCACCACCTCATCTACCAGCCAAG CCACCACACAAGCCCCTCCATCTGCACAGT GTGATTACACTGTAACACCCATCAAGTTTGGCTTCCAGATCAACATCACAAGCTCTACCAATGGTACCTACACCATAAACATTGAGGAAGAAGGCCTAACTCGGGGACAGACTCAGTACCATCAGCATCAGCACTCCAATCAAAGCTCATCACTTGAAATCCAGCACCTGAAGCCGTGTACTGAATataaacacagtgtgacatttATTGATAATAACGGCAACGAAACATCATGTTACCACGCtggaaataaaactaaaacaattgACATGA GTCAAAATGACATTAAAGAAGTTGAGAGATGCTCCCCTGGATATGTTTGTTACCACAGTGATTGGAACATCACGTCCTCATTATCAGCATCAAATAATAATCCAGCTGAGTCATGCATGAACGACAGTAAAACGTTGTGCATCGAACTTAACAACAATGACTTTTGCTCAGATCTGACAGTCAACTTCGCTTCAGGAAACTGTCCTTCCTTTAGCCTCACCAAAAGCATCAGTATTG ATTTCTTAAATCCaagtaaaataacaacaacagttcAAAATAAACTTCCTGGGGACATAAAAGTGGATTTAGCTGCAAACTGTAATGTCACAGATGATTACACATGTGTGG AATCTGGAAATTCCAACAAGTACAAGACCCCGTCGGAGCTGGAGCCCTTCACAGACTACAGATGTGTCGGCCACATTAAGGACAACGTCACCGTGATAAACATACCTGCTTTTAACGTGACGATTGACTGTA ATGTTACGATAACCACTGAGCCGAAACGTGTCACCAATACAAGCGTTGATTGGAGTTGGACCACCAAGAGCATCAACTGTTCTCACCTTTCTAAACTAGAGAAGTTTTCTTACAACTGTAGTTGTTCACCTACTGGCCACAAAGGTGATGGAG GTCGAGttggaaaatattcaaaagaaggaaaatgtattatttctgGACTGACACCATACACCAGTTACACCTGTGGAGCCCAACCCACCTACAACAACGTTAAGACACCTTCTGAAATTCCACTTCCTGACATTGAAACTAAGCCTGGAA TACCAGAAAAAACTCCTAAAGTGACGCTGACCGTTCTAGACcataatgtcattaaagtaaCCTGTCACCTTGTAAAATCTTTTTATGGACCCAAAAAGGAATACATTGCAAGACTTCATTATGATAGTGACCCTGAGAACGAGatacaagaaaagaaagaggaaaaatgtgactttgaatTCAGAGATCTAAGTTACTTAACAGCCTACAAAGTGAAG gTGACTACTTACAATGGAGAATTAGAGAGTGAGCCTGTCACAAAAGGTGTTTCCACTCAAT ACGACAGCAAAGCTCTGATCGGGTTTCTGGTCTTCCTCATCATTCTCACGTCTGTTGCTCTGCTTTTTGTCACCTACAAGATTTACATTCTCAAGCGCAGAAAGTCCCG TGACATGACTGAAACCTTGATGCTTATCTCAACAACAA ATGATGAGGAGAACCTGTTGACTGTTGAGCCGATCGCAGCAGAGGTCCTGCTGGAAACCTACAAGCGGAAGCTGGCTGATGAGGGAAGACTTTTCTTGGCTGAGTTTCAG AGCGTCCCCAGGATATTCTCAAGGTACACTGTGAAAGAGGCCAAAAAGCCCTACAATGCGCCCAAGAATCGCTATGTGGACATCCTGCCAT ATGATTATAACCGTGTCCATCTGACCACCGGAAATGGAGAGACAGGATGTGACTACATCAATGCCAGCTTCGTTGAT GGGTACAAGGAATCCAAAAAGTACATTGCAGCTCAAG ggCCGAAGGATGAGACTGTGAGTGACTTCTGGAGGATGATCTGGGAGCAGCAGTCCTCTATCATCGTCATGGTAACACGCTGTGAAGAAGGAAACAGG ATCAAGTGTGCGCAGTATTGGCCGTCTCCAGAGCGAGAGACGGAGATCTTTGAAGAGTTTATAGTGAGGCTGACCTCAGAGGACCAGTGTCCGGATTACACCATCCGCCGTCTCTCCCTAACTAAC aagagggagaagaactCAGAGAGGGAGGTGACCCACATCCAGTTCATTAGCTGGCCAGACCATGGCGTCCCAGAGGAAGCACATCTCCTCCTAAAACTGAGGCGGCGCGTCAATGCTTTCAAAAATTTCTTCAGCGGCCCCATCGTCGTTCACTGCAG CGCGGGAGTCGGCAGGACTGGCACCTACATCGGCATCGACGCCATGATGGAAGGTCTGGAGGCAGAAGGCAGAGTGGACGTCTACGGCTACGTAGTCAGACTCCGCAGACAGAGATGTCTCATGGTTCAAGTAGag GCACAGTACATCTTGATTCACCAGGCACTTCTGGAGCACAATCAGTTTGGAGAGACTGAGATCACCCTGTCTGAGCTCCACAGCACACTGAGCACGCTCAAACAGAAAAACGCAGACAACGAACCCACCTTACTGGAGGATGAGTTTGAG AGACTCCCCACTTATAAAAACTGGAGGACATTCAACACTGGGatcacagaagaaaacaagaagaagaatcgcTCTTCATCTGTCATCCCAT ATGACTACAACCGGGTGCTGCTGAAGCTTGATGAAGGACGCAGTCGTGATAGCGACCCTGACGACGATGACGACGATGACTCAAcggatgaagaggatgaggattCCACTAAGTACATCAATGCCTCCCACATAAAT GGTTACTGGGGCCCACGTGCCCTCATCGCAGCACAGTCTCCACTGCCAGACACCATGGCTGACTTCTGGACGATGGTTTACCAGAAGAGAGCGTCGACTGTTGTCATGCTCTCAGGCTGCAGTGAGGGAGATAAG GAGTCTGACTGTGTCTATTgggacaaagacaagaaaacatttggGGACTTTGAGGTAGAGGTGGTGAACACAGACACCTCCGCTGCTTTCATCAGCCGCAACATGGTGATCCATCATGTCAAG AGGAAAGACAGTCGGTCGGTGAAACACTTCCAGTTCCTTAAGTGGGAGAACGTAGAGCTGCCAGAGAAACCTCAAGATCTGACAGACATGATCAAGGACATCAAGCGCAGCTGTGGCAGCGGCAAGTTGGCGAGGAGCGTGCCCATTGTGGTCCACTGCAA TGACGGCTCGTCCCGTTCAGGGATTTTCTGTGCTCTGTGGAACGTGCTGGACAGTGCTGAGACAGAGAAGCTGGTGGACATCTTCCAGGTGGCCAAAACCCTACGCAAAGAGAGGCAGGGCATGTTCTCCAGCCTG